Part of the Prunus dulcis chromosome 8, ALMONDv2, whole genome shotgun sequence genome is shown below.
CTATTTTTCCGCCAATCTTATCTTCTCACTcaccatgtaaatttgaaaaagcaCATTCCTATTTTTTCACCCACCATTATtcttaaaataccctttatAAATCACCTTATGTGGTATGCCAACTCATCTAATACAactaagtttttttaattgttttattattatatccTAATTAAAGCAATAATTACCAAAAAGTCTTTCCATatccctttttcttcttcctcctcccccACCCTCTTCCCACAAAATTTCCATTATTGCCAGATTTCTCACAGGCGCCGCTAAACCCATCTCGCTCACTCATTCTCCCATGACAGTTCCCTTTCTTCACCATGGCAGTTGTATCGGATTTCTCACTGCAACTGCATCACTGTTCATGCCTCTCTCATCTTCTATATTTTCTAGatctatatataaagataaTTGGTTTAGATAATTACATTGTTCTGGGTGTTTGGGATACAATAACTAATAATTATAAAACCTATCATGAACCGATTTGTTTTAAGACTTCAACTAGGAAAGTTATTGAGATATTTGTTGTGGTGATGAAAGAAAAGATTTTTTCAGATTTGCAGGAAGAGTTTAGTTGAATTTTTTGGATGGTCTCAACAGGATATATATAAGGTTTCTATAGGAGTAGCCTTTTTAATTATCTAGCAATACTTGAATTGATGTAGAGAGAGAATGATGAATGTATTGATATGATTTGTGGCGCCAGTGAGAATAGCAGATATAATGGAATTTCCAAGGAGAAGAGGAGGGTGAGGGGAGAAGGAGGAAGACGGAGGGTCGgacatagaaaaaaaaaagaaaaggataatTGTTTAGTGATTAAGagataatgaaaaattaaaatacctTACCCTTTAATTATTTCTAAAATATCCTTTTTTCCCTTAAGTCTTTAGAAGTCATtacaaaaagataaatttatttttgaaaatttgaaaataagatGGGTGAGAAAATATGACAGATGAGTGGTGAAAATAGTAGCCCTCGTTGACAAGTATTGGATTGTCAAACTTTTACTAGTAGTACTACATTACAATTTGGATAGTATCGACGAATATACCTTTGGCTAGCTTGTAGCGCTTTCACTTTACTTCCAAGAAagggaagagaaaacaaaaaaacaaaaaaacaaaaaacaaaaaacaagtcAAATATGCATGAATGCTCCATCGCATGATTCTCCGATCTATGaattcttttctatttttctttttatgatttaGGTTTAATCAgaagaccaaaaataaaaataataatggccAGGATCCCTTCAGGCACACACTGTGATCAATTAAGCCTATTAGTAAGGCTTCACCCCAACAGAGTTGCCTGCAGGATCATAGTGGCAAACGACATAGGAACCTCCATAGGCGCACTGGACTTTGGCACACCCAACAAGCCCTGTGTCACGCCAAACGACCTGCGTATAATGGCCACACTGCTTCCCAGGGGCGCAGGTGTTGGTCTTGTAATCATAATCGGCCTTCTCCGCCACCCATTGGTCCACAGCCAATTTCGCCGTCAAGTCTCCGTCCGGGCTCATAGCAAGGTTTTCACCAGGCCCTGAATTCGAGTGCACAAGGTCGCAGTCGCCGGCACGTTGGTTCGCATAGTTTTTCGCAGAATCTGCTAGGCCTTCATCCCAGTCCAAGGTGTCGAGGCTAACCGCCGCTCGCGCCGCGTTGTGGGCTTTCACGTAGTCATCTGGGGCGTTTTGGGCACGGGCTAACCCTATTAGGCAAATTAAAAGTAGGGCTGATGAGATCTTGTTCTTGCACAACCCTTCCATAATGTAAATTAGTGGTTAATTGCAATAATATACAGATTGTTCTGCTAAAGAGTTTCTTGTTGGATATGGATTGGAAAATATTGAGACCTACGTTTGGGTTGgagaaaattatatatgttgttatttttgtggatgtgaaaattaattttgtttgcaTCATATGTAACCAAGGAAGAACCCTATAAGTCGCCGAAACACCCGTGCCTTGCAGAACCTAAAATAGCTAGGCTCCTTTAAATTGAGGAGGAgctcctactcaaaacaaatagaatttTGACACTTGACAAATTcctttaaccttttttttttttttttaacttgaAAAAGTCTCAAATTTTTCCTTGGCCTAAACTTTTGTCATTTCTAATTTAATCAGGGctgattttaattaaaaaaaatttttgaattttttttaatatagagGATgagggtttctcacacacatatacacacaAAACTAAGATGATATGGGGGTTCGAACCTAAGACCTCTGGTTTGTAAGTCAAAGCCCTTTTCCACTAGGCTAGACTCCGTTAATGATGAGATCTTATTCTTGGGGTGACGGATACATTTGTTGATGGGAAAATATTGAGATGTACGTCTAGGTTGGATCATTTagttaaatttgttttgtttgcatatGTTTATCAATGTAAGTGTAACCAAGGAAGAACCCTATAAGTCACCAAAACACCCGCCCCTTAAGAACTAAAATCAGTTGTGCCATTTGTATCACCACCATAAATATCAAGAAACTGAAATTGTTATTAATCagcaccaaaaacaaaaacaaaaacaaaaaaacaaaaaaacaaaaaaacaaaaaacaaaaaacttcaaCTAGTAAAACAATTGTgtcaatttggtcaaatataGAGACATTATTACAATTACAAGGAACCATCATATTGGCTATGAAGTAAAATTGCGGAAATACGTTCACCTTTCACGAAAATAAATGGGAGCCACACAATCAACTATCATGTCCTGAAAGAAGATTAGCGACGTTTGTTATTCCTTTTGTCGgtgtttgttaaattt
Proteins encoded:
- the LOC117637443 gene encoding pathogenesis-related protein PR-1 type-like, which translates into the protein MEGLCKNKISSALLLICLIGLARAQNAPDDYVKAHNAARAAVSLDTLDWDEGLADSAKNYANQRAGDCDLVHSNSGPGENLAMSPDGDLTAKLAVDQWVAEKADYDYKTNTCAPGKQCGHYTQVVWRDTGLVGCAKVQCAYGGSYVVCHYDPAGNSVGVKPY